The Amycolatopsis sp. DG1A-15b genome contains the following window.
CGTCCTCGAGCAACGCCACCACCAGGTGCGGCCACCGCCGGGCCACCCGCCGGCCGCGTACCAGCAAACTGGTGAGGCTGCCCTCCATGAACCGGGGCGACCCCGGCGGATAAGGAATGTCATACACCGCGTCGGCCAGCTCCGGCCGCTGCGCCAGCGTCACGATCTCCACGGCTACCGCGACCAGGATTCCAGCGCGATCAACGTCTTCGTCCCCGTCACCTGGTGGTGCCGGCGGATCTCGTCGATCGTCTTCTGCAGGTGGGCCATGTCGCGCACGCGCAGCCACACCAGCGCGTCCGGGTCACCGGCGATCGTGAAGACCGCCTGGGCCTCCGGCATCCGCGTGGTCGTCCGGAGGATCTCGGCCACCTTCGTGTTGCCCGCGAACCGCAGCTCGGTGAACGCCTCGATCCCCCAGCCCAGTTTCGCGTGGTCGACCTGGACCGTGAACCCGGTGATCACCCCGCTTTCGCGCAGCCGGTCGATGCGGCGCTTGACCGCCGCCGTGGACAGCGTCACCCGGCCGGCGATGTCGGACAGCGTGCGGCGGGCGTCCTCACGCAGGAGACCGAGGATCTCGTGGTCGGTGGCGTCGAGCAGCTCTTCGGGCATGCGCCAGCCTAACTGCACGCAAAAATCGGCGTCAAACAGCGCCGACGCTGAAAGAACCTTGCGTGGAAGTCATCAAAACGACCCTGCCTGTTGCGTCACTGTGGCCCACGTCGCATCGTGCCGGAAACGAGGCGAAGGGAGCCGCGCGTGGAGACGTTCACGCTGGAGGACCGCTACCTGCGGGAGGCGGGAACCGTGCACCTGACCGGGGTGCAGGCCCTGGTGCGGCTGCTGTTCGACCGCGTCCGCCACGACCGCGCCCGCGGCGGCGACCCCGCCGTCTTCGTCTCGGGCTACGAGGGCTCGCCGCTGGCCGGCTACGACCTCGAACTCGGCCGCCGCGCGACGCTGCTGGAGAAGCACGACGTCGTGCACCGGCCCGGCCTCAACGAAGAGCTGGCCGCGACGTCGGTCATGGGCAGCCAGCTCGTCGCGGGTGCCGGCGGGCAGCGGGGCGTCACCGGCTTCTGGTACGGCAAGGCCCCCGGTCTCGACCGCGCCAGCGACGCCCTCCGCCACGCCAACCTGGCCGGCACCGACCCGCGCGGCGGCGCGGTCGCGCTCGTCGGGGACGATCCCAACGCGAAGTCGTCCACCGTCCCCTGCGCGTCCGAGCTCGCCCTCGCCGACCTGGCCATCCCGGTGCTCTTCCCGGCCGACGCCCAGGACGTCCTCGACCTCGGCATGCACGCCGTCGAGCTGTCGCGGGCCAGCGGGCTGTGGACGTCGCTGAAGATCGTCGCCAACGTCGCCGACGCGTCCGGCACCGCCACCGTCAGTCCACAGTGGACCGCACCCGAGATCCCCGGATACCGGCACACGCCGACGTCACGGCTGCTCGGCTCGAGCCTCGCCGAGCTGGAGCGCAGCCTCTTCACCGTCCGGCTGCCGCTCGCTCTCGACTACCTGCGCGCGAGCGGGATCAACCGGATCACCGCACGCGGGCCGGCCGACCGGATCGGCATCGTGTCCGCCGGCAAGTCCTACCTGGACCTCCGGCAGGCGCTGCGCACCCTCGGCCTGGACCGGGAAGACCACGGCATCCGCCTCCTCAAGCTCGGCGCGATCCACCCCCTCGAGCCGGCGATCGTCCGCGAGTTCGCCGACGGCCTCGACGAGATCATCGTCGTCGAGGAGAAGCGTGCCTTCGTCGAAACCGCGCTGAAAGAGATCCTGTACGGCGTTCCCCGCGCGCCGAGGATCGTCGGCAAGAAGGACCACGACGGCCGGACGCTGTTCACCGAGCTCGGCGAGCTGGATCCGGACGGCATCGCCGCCGGCCTGGCCAGGATCCTGCCGGAGGGTATTCCGCCGGTCGAGGCCTACCGGGGGCGACGCCGTCGCGAGCGCATCGCCGTCCCGCTGCTCGCACGCACGCCGTACTTCTGCTCGGGCTGCCCGCACAACTCGTCGACGAAGGTCCCGGAAGGCACTCTCGTCGGCGGCGGCATCGGCTGCCACACCATGGCTCTGTTCATGGAGCCCGACCAGGTCGGCACCGTCCTGGGCGTGACGCAGATGGGCGGCGAAGGGACCCAGTGGATCGGCATGGCGCCGTTCGTCGAGGCCGACCACTTCGTCCAGAACATCGGCGACGGCACGTTCACCCACTCCGGCAGCCTCGCCGTGCGCGCGGCGGTCGCCGCCGGGGTGAACATCACCTACAAGCTGCTCTACAACTCCGCCGTCGCGATGACCGGCGGCCAGGACGCGGTCGGCGGGCTGCCCGTCGAAAAGGTCGCGGAACTCCTGCTCATCGAGGGCGCGAAGCGGGTGGTGATCACCAGCGACGCACCGGCGAAACACCGGAAGCCGCCGGCCGGCGTCGAGGTCCGCGACCGCAGCGAACTCCTGCGCACGCAGGAGGAACTGGCCGCGGTCAAGGGCGTCACCGTGCTGATCCACGAGCAGGAGTGCGCGGCCGAGAAGCGCCGGAAACGCCGTCGCGGCAAGCAGACCGCGCCCGCGACGCGCGTGGTGATCAACGAGCGCGTCTGCGAGGGCTGCGGCGACTGCGGCACCAAGTCGAACTGCCTGTCCGTGCAGCCGGTGGACACCGAATTCGGTCGCAAGACGGCGATCCACCAGTCGTCGTGCAACGTCGACTACGCCTGCCTGGCCGGGGACTGCCCGTCGTTCGTCACCGTGGTGCCGACCGGCCGGAAGCGGCACCGGAAGGCCGCCGATCTGGCCGCCGACGCCGTCCCGGCGCCGGAGACCCCGGCGACGGACTTCACCGTCCGGATCACCGGCATCGGCGGTACCGGCGTGGTCACCGTGACGCAGATCCTCGCCACCGCCGCGGTGCTCGACGGCCGGCACGTCCGCACGCTCGACCAGACCGGGCTCGCGCAGAAGGGCGGCGCCGTCGTCTCCGACC
Protein-coding sequences here:
- a CDS encoding indolepyruvate ferredoxin oxidoreductase family protein, translating into METFTLEDRYLREAGTVHLTGVQALVRLLFDRVRHDRARGGDPAVFVSGYEGSPLAGYDLELGRRATLLEKHDVVHRPGLNEELAATSVMGSQLVAGAGGQRGVTGFWYGKAPGLDRASDALRHANLAGTDPRGGAVALVGDDPNAKSSTVPCASELALADLAIPVLFPADAQDVLDLGMHAVELSRASGLWTSLKIVANVADASGTATVSPQWTAPEIPGYRHTPTSRLLGSSLAELERSLFTVRLPLALDYLRASGINRITARGPADRIGIVSAGKSYLDLRQALRTLGLDREDHGIRLLKLGAIHPLEPAIVREFADGLDEIIVVEEKRAFVETALKEILYGVPRAPRIVGKKDHDGRTLFTELGELDPDGIAAGLARILPEGIPPVEAYRGRRRRERIAVPLLARTPYFCSGCPHNSSTKVPEGTLVGGGIGCHTMALFMEPDQVGTVLGVTQMGGEGTQWIGMAPFVEADHFVQNIGDGTFTHSGSLAVRAAVAAGVNITYKLLYNSAVAMTGGQDAVGGLPVEKVAELLLIEGAKRVVITSDAPAKHRKPPAGVEVRDRSELLRTQEELAAVKGVTVLIHEQECAAEKRRKRRRGKQTAPATRVVINERVCEGCGDCGTKSNCLSVQPVDTEFGRKTAIHQSSCNVDYACLAGDCPSFVTVVPTGRKRHRKAADLAADAVPAPETPATDFTVRITGIGGTGVVTVTQILATAAVLDGRHVRTLDQTGLAQKGGAVVSDLKVTAEPVEQAPKLAAGECDLYLACDALVGADAANLGVADPARTTAVVSTTEVPTGRMVVDTTVSFPDPASVLAPIDTAAARTVSLDARGLAEEYFDDDQFANVLQLGAAYQTGAIPLPASAIERAIELNGTQVAANVQAFRRGRLLVAEPPAEAPEPVIAAKPGAVRALVHAEPGSELARLLDIRVPDLIAYQDKAYARAYAEFVERVRVLEDGPTEITEAVAKHLYKLMAYKDEYEVARLSLDPAFTDGLEDRFGAGTKYAYRLHPPVLRALGVRRKISLGPWFRPVFRLLRALRRLRGTRFDPFGRAEVRKVERELIEDYRSVVLRAFGTQDRARVLALAELPDLVRGYEDVKLANVARYRERQAEVLTPAGS
- a CDS encoding Lrp/AsnC family transcriptional regulator codes for the protein MPEELLDATDHEILGLLREDARRTLSDIAGRVTLSTAAVKRRIDRLRESGVITGFTVQVDHAKLGWGIEAFTELRFAGNTKVAEILRTTTRMPEAQAVFTIAGDPDALVWLRVRDMAHLQKTIDEIRRHHQVTGTKTLIALESWSR